A window of Sphingobium herbicidovorans contains these coding sequences:
- the ilvN gene encoding acetolactate synthase small subunit → MHIQEEYSERHVLSLTVTNEAGILARIAGLFTARGYNIDSLTVADITDDHAISRITIVTNGPPKVIDQIIAQLDRLVPVHKVTDLTANGPFVERELALVKVIGTGEDRIEALRLADVFRAKVVDTTIESFIFEITGTTEKIDNFIGLMRQIGLVEVGRTGVVGLIRGKEPN, encoded by the coding sequence ATGCATATCCAGGAAGAATATAGCGAGCGGCATGTCCTGTCGCTCACGGTCACCAACGAAGCGGGCATCCTGGCCCGGATCGCAGGGCTGTTCACCGCGCGCGGCTATAATATCGACAGCCTGACCGTGGCGGACATCACGGACGATCACGCGATCAGCCGCATCACCATCGTCACCAACGGCCCGCCCAAGGTGATCGACCAGATCATCGCCCAGCTCGACCGCCTGGTGCCCGTCCACAAGGTCACGGACCTCACCGCCAACGGCCCCTTCGTCGAGCGGGAACTGGCGCTGGTCAAGGTTATCGGCACGGGCGAGGACCGGATAGAGGCGCTGCGCCTCGCCGACGTCTTTCGCGCCAAGGTGGTCGATACGACGATCGAAAGCTTCATTTTCGAAATCACCGGCACGACCGAAAAGATCGACAATTTCATCGGCCTCATGCGCCAGATCGGCCTCGTTGAAGTCGGCCGCACCGGCGTCGTCGGCCTGATCCGCGGCAAGGAGCCGAATTGA
- a CDS encoding trypco2 family protein — MSVENEVDSEELSAFVTSTLRAISTGITNAGVRAPKGIAGSFKYQMPKNVSFDVAVTVKHSNEAGAGLKVQVLGIGAGMGGSEAAEKNTVSRVAFEVPWVFETFHEAMFGPQADTGSVRND; from the coding sequence GTGAGCGTTGAAAACGAGGTTGATAGCGAAGAGCTTTCTGCGTTCGTGACATCGACGCTGCGGGCTATCTCGACGGGTATTACGAATGCCGGGGTTAGAGCGCCAAAAGGCATCGCCGGCTCGTTCAAGTATCAAATGCCTAAGAACGTGTCCTTCGATGTTGCCGTTACAGTAAAGCATTCGAATGAGGCTGGAGCGGGACTCAAGGTGCAAGTTTTAGGCATCGGTGCGGGCATGGGCGGTAGTGAAGCGGCTGAGAAAAACACCGTGAGCCGGGTCGCCTTTGAAGTGCCGTGGGTATTTGAGACTTTCCACGAGGCAATGTTTGGCCCGCAAGCAGATACTGGAAGCGTGAGAAATGACTGA
- the miaA gene encoding tRNA (adenosine(37)-N6)-dimethylallyltransferase MiaA, with amino-acid sequence MKTPETDKGESRPRVALIAGPTASGKSGLAVSLAQAANGVVINADASQVYADLQILSARPDAREMAAAPHRLFGHIDGAQACTAARWAADARIEINRAHAEGQLPILVGGTGLYLRTLLDGIAPVPDIEADVRAAVRAMPVADAHAALSREDPEAAARLAPADTTRVARALEVVRSTGKPLTYWQQHKSGGIADSIRLSPLILLPPRDWLIARCDRRFEQMVDSGAVQEVEGLLARALSPELPVMRAIGVPEIAGWLRGEIDRETMLDRGRIATRQYAKRQYTWFSRQPPINWTRETQPIDDKITGEMIIKLRQ; translated from the coding sequence ATGAAAACTCCCGAAACAGATAAGGGCGAATCCCGCCCGCGCGTGGCGCTTATTGCCGGGCCTACCGCCAGCGGCAAGAGCGGGCTCGCGGTTAGCCTGGCGCAGGCGGCCAACGGCGTCGTCATCAACGCCGACGCCAGCCAGGTCTATGCCGACCTACAGATATTGTCAGCGCGGCCCGACGCGCGGGAAATGGCGGCGGCGCCCCATCGCCTATTCGGCCATATCGACGGCGCGCAAGCCTGCACCGCCGCGCGCTGGGCGGCTGATGCGCGCATAGAGATCAATCGCGCGCATGCCGAGGGACAGCTGCCCATATTGGTCGGCGGGACTGGCCTCTATCTGCGCACCCTGCTCGACGGCATCGCCCCGGTGCCGGACATAGAAGCAGACGTTCGCGCCGCCGTGCGCGCCATGCCGGTAGCCGACGCCCACGCCGCCCTGTCACGCGAAGATCCGGAAGCCGCTGCCCGCCTCGCTCCCGCCGACACCACCCGCGTCGCCCGCGCTCTGGAAGTCGTCCGCTCGACCGGCAAGCCGCTCACCTATTGGCAACAGCATAAGAGCGGCGGCATTGCCGACAGTATCCGGCTCTCGCCCCTCATCCTGCTCCCCCCGCGCGACTGGCTCATCGCCCGCTGCGACCGCCGGTTCGAACAGATGGTCGATAGCGGCGCGGTGCAGGAGGTTGAGGGGCTGCTGGCCCGCGCGCTCTCCCCCGAACTGCCCGTCATGCGCGCGATAGGCGTTCCCGAGATCGCAGGCTGGCTGCGCGGCGAAATCGACCGCGAAACCATGCTGGATCGGGGCCGGATCGCTACACGGCAATATGCCAAGCGCCAATATACCTGGTTTTCCCGCCAGCCACCGATCAACTGGACACGCGAAACACAGCCCATTGATGATAAAATCACCGGAGAAATGATAATAAAATTACGTCAATAG
- the serB gene encoding phosphoserine phosphatase SerB, with protein MFVATLVASAALSEGDIAESVARLATAGCAPVDSKWLDEGKAADIFFGSDPVTARAVLADVGDKVDVIVQLAMGREKKLLIADMDSTMITVECIDELADYAGIKPQIAEITERAMRGELDFAGALHERVALLKGLADEAIDRCRTERVKIMPGARALVRTMKARGAATLLVSGGFTRFTGPVAEEIGFDSAVANVLEIADGVLAGTVTLPIVDASRKRAELEAAIEGGIDRALTLAVGDGANDIPMIQGAGLGVAYHAKPKTREAAGAEVVHGDLSVLLYAQGIGSAEWVID; from the coding sequence ATGTTCGTCGCAACCTTAGTGGCAAGTGCGGCCTTGAGTGAGGGGGATATTGCAGAATCCGTCGCTCGATTGGCGACCGCAGGCTGTGCGCCGGTGGATAGCAAGTGGCTGGATGAGGGCAAGGCCGCGGACATTTTCTTCGGCAGCGATCCCGTAACGGCGCGCGCGGTGCTGGCGGATGTCGGGGACAAGGTGGACGTGATCGTCCAGTTGGCGATGGGCCGCGAGAAGAAGCTGCTGATCGCGGACATGGATTCGACCATGATTACCGTCGAGTGCATCGACGAACTGGCCGACTATGCCGGGATCAAGCCGCAGATTGCGGAGATCACCGAGCGGGCGATGCGCGGCGAACTGGACTTTGCGGGCGCGCTGCATGAGCGGGTTGCGCTGCTGAAAGGGCTGGCGGACGAGGCGATTGACCGGTGCCGGACGGAGCGCGTCAAGATCATGCCCGGCGCGCGGGCGCTGGTGCGCACGATGAAAGCGCGGGGCGCGGCGACGCTGCTGGTGTCGGGCGGATTTACCCGCTTCACCGGGCCGGTCGCCGAAGAGATCGGTTTCGACAGCGCGGTCGCCAACGTGCTGGAGATCGCAGATGGGGTATTGGCCGGGACAGTCACGCTGCCCATCGTGGACGCGTCGCGCAAGCGCGCCGAACTGGAAGCAGCGATCGAGGGCGGGATCGACCGCGCCTTGACGCTGGCGGTGGGTGACGGCGCGAACGACATTCCGATGATCCAGGGCGCGGGGCTGGGCGTGGCCTATCATGCGAAGCCGAAAACGCGTGAGGCGGCAGGGGCAGAGGTTGTCCATGGCGACCTGTCGGTACTGCTTTACGCGCAGGGGATCGGCTCTGCGGAGTGGGTGATAGACTAG
- the gatC gene encoding Asp-tRNA(Asn)/Glu-tRNA(Gln) amidotransferase subunit GatC — MSIDLQTVKKIASLSRISVTDAEAEAMVPELNNILGWVEQLGEVDVTGVEPMTAVIPNHQRLREDAVTDGNVRDKVLANAPQAEHGFFAVPKVIE, encoded by the coding sequence ATGTCGATAGACCTTCAGACCGTAAAGAAGATCGCCAGCCTTTCGCGCATTTCGGTGACGGATGCCGAAGCCGAGGCGATGGTGCCCGAACTCAACAACATCCTTGGGTGGGTGGAGCAACTGGGCGAGGTGGACGTGACCGGCGTCGAGCCGATGACCGCCGTCATCCCCAACCACCAGCGTCTGCGTGAGGATGCCGTCACTGACGGCAATGTGCGCGACAAGGTGCTGGCGAATGCGCCGCAGGCCGAACATGGCTTTTTCGCGGTGCCCAAGGTGATTGAATAA
- the gatA gene encoding Asp-tRNA(Asn)/Glu-tRNA(Gln) amidotransferase subunit GatA yields the protein MSNVTDLTVAEIRDGFRAGDFSAREVAEAFNANVAAAKALNAFIVETPEKALEAADAADKAKAAGEALKPLSGVPIGMKDLFCTEGVQTTAASHMLEGFTPTYESTVSKKLWDAGAGMLGKLNLDQFAMGSSNETSYFGNVISPWRRGGGDNAALAPGGSSGGSSAAISARLCPAATGTDTGGSIRQPAAFTGISGIKPTYGRCSRWGIVAFASSLDQAGPMARTVRDNAILLETMAGFDPKDSTSLDLAVPQWEANLSSDLKGKKVGIPKEYRPDGLNAEISAMWDRGVEWLKDAGAEVVEVSLPHTKYALPTYYIIAPAEASSNLARYDGVRYGQRDLPDGAGLQDMYAATRAAGFGPEVKRRIMIGTYVLSAGFYDAYYTQAQKVRALIARDFSKAFERCDLLLTPTAPSASFALGEKQADPLAMYLNDVFTVPASLAGLPAMAVPGGLDAQGLPLGLQIIGKALDEQTVLNAGLAIEERAGFTARPEKWW from the coding sequence ATGAGCAATGTGACTGACCTGACGGTTGCGGAAATTCGCGACGGCTTTCGCGCGGGCGATTTTTCGGCGCGCGAAGTGGCGGAGGCGTTCAACGCCAATGTCGCTGCCGCCAAGGCGCTGAACGCCTTTATCGTCGAGACGCCGGAAAAGGCGCTGGAAGCTGCCGACGCGGCCGACAAGGCGAAGGCTGCGGGCGAGGCGTTGAAGCCGCTTTCGGGCGTGCCGATCGGCATGAAAGACCTGTTCTGCACCGAAGGCGTGCAGACGACTGCCGCCAGCCACATGCTGGAAGGGTTCACGCCGACCTATGAGTCCACGGTGTCCAAGAAACTGTGGGACGCGGGCGCGGGGATGCTGGGCAAGCTGAACCTTGACCAGTTCGCCATGGGTTCGTCGAACGAGACGAGCTATTTCGGCAATGTGATTTCGCCCTGGCGGCGTGGCGGCGGCGACAATGCCGCGCTGGCGCCGGGCGGGTCTTCGGGCGGGTCTTCGGCGGCGATTTCGGCGCGGTTGTGCCCGGCGGCGACGGGGACGGATACGGGCGGCTCGATCCGGCAGCCTGCGGCCTTCACTGGCATTTCGGGTATCAAGCCGACCTATGGCCGCTGCTCGCGCTGGGGCATCGTGGCGTTCGCAAGCTCGCTCGATCAGGCCGGGCCGATGGCGCGGACGGTGCGGGACAATGCGATCCTGCTGGAAACCATGGCGGGCTTTGATCCCAAGGATTCGACCTCGCTGGATCTGGCCGTGCCGCAGTGGGAGGCCAATCTCTCCAGCGATCTCAAGGGCAAGAAGGTCGGTATTCCCAAGGAATATCGTCCTGACGGTTTGAATGCGGAAATTTCAGCCATGTGGGATCGAGGGGTCGAATGGCTGAAGGATGCGGGCGCCGAGGTGGTCGAGGTGTCGCTGCCGCACACCAAATATGCGTTGCCGACTTACTATATCATCGCGCCGGCGGAGGCTTCGTCGAACCTCGCGCGCTATGATGGCGTGCGGTATGGCCAGCGTGACTTGCCGGATGGGGCTGGGTTGCAGGACATGTATGCCGCGACCCGCGCCGCCGGTTTCGGGCCGGAGGTCAAGCGCCGCATCATGATCGGCACCTATGTGCTGTCGGCGGGCTTCTACGACGCCTATTACACGCAGGCGCAGAAGGTCCGCGCGCTGATCGCCCGCGATTTTAGCAAAGCATTCGAGAGGTGCGACCTGCTGCTGACGCCGACCGCGCCGAGCGCGTCCTTTGCGCTGGGTGAGAAGCAGGCTGATCCGTTGGCGATGTATCTGAACGACGTTTTCACGGTTCCGGCTTCGCTGGCCGGGTTGCCTGCGATGGCGGTGCCGGGCGGGTTGGATGCGCAGGGGTTGCCGCTGGGCTTGCAGATTATCGGCAAGGCGCTGGACGAGCAGACCGTCCTGAACGCGGGCCTCGCTATCGAGGAGCGTGCAGGCTTCACGGCGCGGCCGGAGAAGTGGTGGTGA
- a CDS encoding glutaredoxin family protein, which produces MTSSAASSSATRPTAQLYRMVMPGHICPYGLKARWLLRRKGYEVEDHWLTTREQTDAFKAAHDVKTTPQIFIGGERIGGHDELRRHFGLHVADPDATSYTPVLAVFAVAALLALSLGWLTAMPLASIMTVEHFIAISMMLLAMLKLQDVDRFATMFLNYDLLASRFVPYGRIYPFLELGAGALMLTGLLNWLSIPVALFIGGIGAVSVFKAVYIDKRELKCACVGGSSNVPLGFVSLTENLMMVAMALWMLAGG; this is translated from the coding sequence ATGACTTCCTCCGCCGCATCAAGCAGCGCCACACGCCCCACAGCGCAACTCTATCGCATGGTGATGCCCGGCCATATCTGCCCCTATGGCCTCAAGGCACGCTGGCTGCTCCGCCGGAAAGGTTATGAGGTGGAGGATCACTGGCTCACCACGCGCGAACAGACGGACGCATTCAAGGCCGCGCATGACGTCAAGACGACGCCGCAAATCTTCATCGGCGGCGAAAGGATCGGCGGCCATGACGAACTGCGCCGTCATTTCGGCCTCCACGTCGCCGATCCCGACGCGACCAGCTATACGCCCGTCCTGGCCGTATTTGCGGTCGCGGCGCTGCTCGCGCTGTCGCTGGGCTGGCTGACCGCGATGCCGCTGGCCAGCATCATGACGGTCGAACATTTCATCGCTATCAGCATGATGCTGCTCGCCATGCTGAAACTGCAGGATGTGGATCGCTTCGCCACCATGTTCCTGAACTATGATCTGCTCGCAAGCCGCTTCGTGCCCTACGGCCGGATCTACCCTTTCCTGGAACTGGGCGCGGGCGCGCTGATGCTGACGGGACTGCTCAACTGGCTATCCATTCCGGTCGCCCTGTTCATCGGCGGGATCGGCGCGGTTTCGGTGTTCAAGGCGGTCTATATCGACAAGCGGGAACTGAAATGCGCCTGCGTCGGCGGCAGCAGCAACGTGCCCCTGGGCTTCGTGTCTCTGACGGAAAATCTCATGATGGTCGCGATGGCGCTGTGGATGCTGGCAGGCGGCTGA
- a CDS encoding MerR family transcriptional regulator — translation MAMTISGLARAGGVGVETVRFYQRRDLLGTPERTGTGGGVRRYDEDDVRRLRFIRSAQGAGFTLEQIGELLRLDAGEDRARGRELAAERLAALDERIAELEAARDSLRRLASACHASDNGPCPIISAFEA, via the coding sequence ATGGCGATGACGATTTCTGGTCTGGCCCGCGCGGGAGGCGTCGGCGTCGAGACGGTGCGCTTTTACCAGCGCAGGGATTTGCTGGGGACGCCGGAGCGGACGGGCACAGGTGGCGGCGTGCGGCGTTACGACGAAGACGATGTGCGGCGTCTGCGCTTCATCCGGTCGGCGCAGGGGGCCGGTTTCACGCTGGAGCAGATTGGTGAGCTTTTGCGGCTGGACGCTGGCGAGGACCGGGCGCGAGGGCGGGAACTGGCGGCGGAACGGCTGGCGGCGCTGGACGAAAGGATTGCGGAGTTGGAAGCGGCGCGGGATTCGCTGCGGCGGCTGGCGAGCGCCTGCCATGCGTCCGATAATGGACCGTGTCCGATTATCTCGGCATTTGAGGCGTAA
- a CDS encoding acetolactate synthase 3 large subunit yields MSEKSGADILVESLIDLGVEVVFGYPGGAVLPIYDALFNHPKIRHVLVRHEQGATHMAEGYARSTGKPGVVLVTSGPGATNAVTGITDALMDSIPMVVITGQVPTQLIGTDAFQEADTVGITRHCSKHNYLVKDPAKLAGVVHEAFHIATTGRPGPVVVDIPKNVQIATAPYNRPLGFEHASYKPQTKADASAIASAVEMLAKAERPIFYTGGGVINSGPKASALLRELAELTGAPVTSTLMGLGAYPASGPQWLGMLGMHGTYEANWAMNKADLIVCIGARFDDRVTGRLDAFAPNSKKVHIDIDRSSINKTVEVDLPIVADVGNALNDMITAWKTHGHKAADLSEWWARIEGWRARNSLAYPESGEEIMPQEAIAQLYKASRSADDVIITTEVGQHQMWAAQHFGFDAPNKWLTSGGLGTMGYGFPAAIGAQVGNPDSLVVCVAGDASIQMNIQEMGTASQYRLPVKIFILNNEYMGMVRQWQELTYESRYSNSYSDSLPDFVKLAEAYGWTGIRIEGPQELEAGIRQMIDTPGPVIVDCRVAKLSNCFPMIPSGAAHTDMLLDPSQVAGIMSDEAKALV; encoded by the coding sequence GTGTCCGAAAAGAGCGGCGCGGACATTTTGGTTGAAAGCCTGATCGACCTGGGGGTCGAAGTCGTGTTCGGTTATCCGGGCGGCGCCGTGCTGCCCATCTATGACGCGCTTTTCAATCATCCGAAGATCCGCCACGTCCTTGTCCGCCACGAACAGGGCGCGACCCATATGGCGGAGGGTTACGCCCGCTCCACCGGCAAGCCCGGCGTCGTCCTCGTCACATCCGGCCCCGGCGCGACCAATGCCGTCACCGGCATCACCGACGCGCTGATGGATTCCATCCCCATGGTCGTCATCACGGGGCAGGTTCCCACGCAGCTGATCGGCACCGACGCGTTCCAGGAAGCGGACACGGTCGGCATCACGCGCCACTGTTCCAAGCATAATTATCTGGTCAAGGATCCGGCAAAACTTGCTGGCGTCGTCCATGAAGCATTTCATATCGCCACCACCGGCCGCCCCGGCCCGGTCGTCGTCGATATCCCCAAGAACGTCCAGATCGCGACCGCGCCCTACAACCGGCCGCTCGGTTTTGAGCACGCAAGCTACAAGCCGCAGACGAAGGCGGATGCCTCCGCCATCGCCTCTGCCGTCGAAATGCTCGCAAAAGCGGAACGCCCCATCTTCTACACCGGCGGCGGCGTCATCAATTCGGGGCCGAAGGCGTCGGCCCTGCTGCGCGAACTGGCGGAACTGACGGGCGCGCCCGTCACCTCGACCCTCATGGGCCTGGGCGCCTATCCCGCATCCGGGCCGCAATGGCTGGGGATGCTGGGGATGCACGGCACCTATGAAGCTAATTGGGCGATGAACAAGGCGGACCTGATCGTCTGCATCGGCGCGCGTTTCGATGACCGGGTCACTGGTCGCCTCGACGCCTTCGCGCCCAATTCGAAAAAGGTCCACATCGACATCGATCGCAGCTCGATCAACAAGACGGTCGAAGTCGATCTTCCGATCGTCGCCGATGTCGGCAACGCGCTCAATGACATGATCACCGCGTGGAAGACGCACGGCCACAAGGCGGCGGACCTGTCGGAATGGTGGGCCAGGATCGAAGGATGGCGCGCGCGCAACAGCCTCGCCTATCCCGAAAGCGGTGAAGAGATCATGCCGCAGGAAGCGATTGCCCAGCTCTACAAGGCCTCGCGTTCGGCCGATGACGTCATCATCACCACCGAAGTCGGCCAGCACCAGATGTGGGCGGCCCAGCATTTCGGTTTCGACGCGCCGAACAAGTGGCTGACGTCGGGCGGCCTCGGCACCATGGGCTATGGCTTCCCCGCCGCCATCGGCGCGCAGGTCGGCAATCCCGACAGCCTGGTCGTCTGCGTCGCCGGCGATGCCTCGATCCAGATGAACATCCAGGAAATGGGCACCGCCAGCCAATATCGCCTGCCCGTCAAGATATTCATCCTCAACAATGAATATATGGGCATGGTCCGCCAGTGGCAGGAACTGACCTATGAAAGCCGCTATTCGAACAGCTATTCGGACAGCCTGCCCGACTTTGTGAAGCTGGCCGAAGCCTATGGCTGGACCGGCATTCGCATCGAAGGACCGCAGGAACTGGAAGCGGGCATCCGCCAGATGATCGACACGCCCGGCCCGGTCATCGTGGACTGCCGCGTGGCCAAGCTGTCCAACTGTTTCCCGATGATCCCGTCGGGCGCGGCGCATACCGACATGCTGCTCGACCCCAGCCAGGTCGCGGGCATCATGTCGGACGAGGCAAAGGCTCTGGTGTGA
- a CDS encoding L,D-transpeptidase scaffold domain-containing protein yields MVAGLLAAGLPASAFAQSEAPPEAVQDGARSSVGAEIRASVGGRLRDFYAPRGYWPLWVDERDIGKQADILLDLIRTSRIDGLNPKNYDLRELENLVEEARSSGGDPRLLARADLALSKSFAALVRDMRRPTKRVKMRYLDPEVQPRDDDPAEILRAAAVASSFTDYVRQIGWMSPFYKELRTAWVNFRVRWADLPDVAVSGDVKLRPGMKGQGATMLRRRLGLLEGSSYDKALVAKVRSFQADHGLKADGVAGPQTIEALNRPFAWYDRMLALNLDRARLLPGPWVRHVVVDAASARLWYYSGGRQDGTMKVVAGAKESQTPMMAGMIRYATLNPYWNVPTDLVERRLSRRILDGASLSELNYEALSDWSASARRLNESEIDWQAVADGRRQLRVRQLPGGSNAMGKVKFMFPNDLGIYLHDTPSRDLLAKPARHFSNGCVRLEDAQRLGRWFFGKPLAAESSEPEQHVPLPQPVPVYLTYLTAVPSGQGVQFLPDVYERDGM; encoded by the coding sequence ATGGTCGCGGGGCTTCTTGCTGCAGGGTTGCCCGCATCGGCTTTCGCCCAGTCGGAAGCGCCGCCGGAAGCCGTGCAGGACGGCGCGCGTTCGAGCGTCGGCGCGGAAATTCGTGCGTCCGTTGGTGGCAGGCTGCGCGACTTTTATGCGCCGCGCGGCTATTGGCCGCTTTGGGTCGATGAGAGGGATATAGGGAAGCAGGCAGACATTCTGCTGGACCTGATCCGCACATCGCGGATCGATGGCCTTAATCCCAAAAACTACGACCTGCGCGAGCTGGAAAATCTGGTTGAGGAGGCGAGGTCGAGCGGCGGCGATCCTCGACTGCTGGCGCGCGCTGATCTGGCGCTGTCCAAATCCTTTGCCGCGCTGGTCCGCGATATGCGGCGACCGACGAAGCGGGTGAAGATGCGCTATCTGGACCCCGAGGTGCAGCCGCGCGACGACGATCCTGCCGAGATATTGCGGGCGGCGGCTGTCGCCTCTTCCTTCACCGACTATGTCCGGCAAATCGGCTGGATGAGCCCGTTCTACAAGGAACTGCGCACCGCGTGGGTGAATTTCCGCGTGCGTTGGGCCGACCTTCCCGATGTCGCCGTCTCCGGCGACGTCAAGCTGCGGCCGGGGATGAAGGGGCAGGGCGCGACCATGTTGCGCCGGCGGCTGGGCCTGTTGGAAGGATCTTCCTATGACAAGGCGCTGGTTGCAAAAGTTCGATCGTTTCAGGCTGATCATGGCCTGAAGGCGGACGGCGTGGCGGGGCCGCAGACGATCGAGGCGCTCAACCGGCCCTTTGCATGGTATGACCGGATGCTTGCGCTCAACCTCGATCGGGCGCGATTGCTGCCGGGGCCGTGGGTGCGGCATGTCGTGGTCGATGCGGCGTCGGCGCGGCTCTGGTACTATAGCGGCGGGCGGCAGGACGGCACGATGAAGGTCGTGGCTGGCGCGAAGGAAAGCCAGACGCCGATGATGGCGGGCATGATTCGCTATGCGACGCTCAATCCATACTGGAATGTCCCTACCGATCTGGTCGAGCGCAGGCTGTCGCGCCGCATCCTGGACGGGGCGTCGCTCAGCGAGCTGAATTATGAGGCGCTGTCGGACTGGAGCGCGAGTGCAAGGCGGCTGAATGAGTCCGAGATCGACTGGCAGGCGGTGGCCGACGGGCGGCGGCAGTTGCGCGTGCGGCAGTTGCCGGGCGGATCGAACGCCATGGGGAAGGTGAAGTTCATGTTCCCCAACGACCTTGGCATATACCTGCACGACACGCCTTCACGCGACCTGCTGGCCAAACCGGCGCGGCATTTCAGCAATGGCTGCGTGCGGCTGGAGGATGCGCAGCGGCTGGGGCGCTGGTTCTTTGGGAAGCCGTTGGCGGCGGAGAGCAGCGAGCCGGAGCAGCATGTGCCGCTGCCCCAGCCGGTGCCGGTTTATCTGACCTATCTGACTGCGGTGCCGAGCGGACAAGGCGTCCAGTTCCTGCCCGATGTGTACGAGCGCGACGGCATGTGA
- a CDS encoding DUF3089 domain-containing protein, whose product MARKFLYVVAGLIVLVLAALLVYRIWGMALIRAVMVPREAFAPLAPLPANAYDDPKMWIARPDITRDNPALWKPAGVKDAPVAQKAAIFFIHPTSYITTLGDAHWNMRLDDKDALSTARRFVQGQASAFNAVGDIWVPRYRQANYGAFLTQEPASDQALAAAYRDVAQAFAAFLKANPTGPLILAGHSQGSRHLLQLLRQQVADKPVAARVAAVYAVGWPVSVEADLPALGLPACARRDQSHCIVSWQSYAEPADPSPIIETFERRNGYTGKPRKGTHMLCTNPITGAFNGAAPASANRGTLDSRDEARPPRLLTGVVPARCDTSGILMIGEPVDMGPFTLPGNNYHVYDYSLFWGDVREDARQRLTAFLAS is encoded by the coding sequence TTGGCCCGCAAATTCCTGTATGTCGTCGCCGGCCTGATCGTGCTGGTCCTTGCGGCATTGCTGGTCTACCGCATCTGGGGCATGGCATTGATCCGCGCGGTCATGGTGCCGCGCGAAGCCTTTGCCCCGCTCGCACCCCTGCCCGCCAACGCCTATGACGATCCAAAGATGTGGATCGCCCGTCCCGACATCACCCGCGACAATCCCGCCCTGTGGAAGCCCGCAGGCGTCAAGGATGCGCCGGTCGCGCAAAAGGCCGCCATCTTCTTCATCCACCCCACATCCTACATCACCACGCTGGGCGACGCGCACTGGAACATGCGCCTTGATGACAAGGACGCGCTCTCGACCGCGCGCCGCTTCGTTCAGGGGCAGGCCAGCGCCTTCAATGCGGTCGGCGATATCTGGGTTCCCCGCTACCGCCAGGCCAATTACGGCGCGTTCCTGACGCAGGAACCCGCTTCGGACCAGGCGCTTGCCGCCGCCTATCGCGACGTCGCCCAGGCCTTCGCCGCGTTCCTGAAAGCCAATCCCACCGGTCCCCTGATCCTCGCCGGTCACAGCCAGGGATCGCGTCACCTCCTGCAACTGCTGCGTCAACAGGTGGCCGACAAGCCCGTCGCCGCGCGCGTCGCCGCCGTCTACGCCGTGGGCTGGCCCGTGTCGGTCGAAGCCGACCTGCCCGCGCTCGGCCTCCCCGCATGCGCCCGCCGCGACCAGTCGCACTGCATCGTCAGCTGGCAAAGCTATGCCGAACCGGCCGACCCGTCGCCGATCATTGAGACGTTTGAGCGGCGCAACGGCTATACCGGCAAGCCGCGCAAGGGCACGCACATGCTTTGCACCAACCCGATAACCGGGGCCTTCAACGGAGCCGCCCCGGCCAGCGCCAATCGCGGCACCCTCGACAGCCGCGACGAAGCCAGGCCGCCGCGCCTGCTGACCGGCGTCGTGCCCGCGCGCTGCGACACCAGCGGCATCCTGATGATCGGGGAGCCGGTGGACATGGGGCCTTTCACCCTGCCCGGCAACAACTACCACGTGTATGACTATAGCCTCTTCTGGGGCGATGTGCGGGAAGATGCGCGCCAGCGCCTCACGGCATTTCTGGCCTCGTGA
- the ruvX gene encoding Holliday junction resolvase RuvX: MTTLLTADRAAFREALPQGGRLLGMDVGAKTIGLALCDAGWSIASPAHTVSRGKFGKDKIALAAFMEQQQVKGVVIGLPLNLDGSESPRSQASRAFARNIADLGRPIFLWDERWSTQAVTRTLLEADASRARRGELVDKLAASYILQGAIDGLMAGF; encoded by the coding sequence GTGACGACGCTCCTCACCGCCGATCGCGCCGCCTTTCGCGAAGCTCTGCCTCAGGGTGGCCGCCTGCTCGGCATGGACGTCGGCGCCAAGACGATCGGTCTTGCGCTTTGCGACGCTGGCTGGTCGATCGCCAGCCCGGCGCATACCGTTTCACGCGGCAAGTTCGGCAAGGACAAGATCGCCCTCGCCGCCTTCATGGAACAGCAGCAGGTGAAAGGCGTCGTCATCGGCCTGCCCCTCAACCTCGACGGCAGCGAAAGTCCGCGCAGCCAGGCCAGCCGCGCCTTCGCCCGCAATATCGCGGACCTTGGCCGCCCGATCTTCCTCTGGGACGAACGCTGGTCGACCCAGGCCGTCACCCGCACCCTGCTGGAAGCCGACGCCAGCCGCGCGCGCCGGGGCGAATTGGTGGATAAGCTCGCGGCCAGCTACATCTTGCAAGGCGCCATCGACGGCCTGATGGCCGGATTTTAG